In one Salipiger abyssi genomic region, the following are encoded:
- a CDS encoding terminase large subunit, producing MLDWTTACPDWEDRIVERRGLIPFAPLFPEQADDALSVFKSLRVVDLPGQPTFGEVSEQWVLDFVAAIFGANDPDTGNQLISEFFLAISKKNTKSTLAAGIMLTALIVNWRHEEELLILAPTIEVAGNSFKPAAAMVRADPELDALLHVQDHLRTITHRTTKAALKVVAADTDTVSGKKSGRILIDELWVFGKRANADAMLREATGGLVSRPEGFIIYLTTQSDAPPAGVFRDKLDYARGVRDGEIEDKQFLPVIYEFPKAMLDDDAFLRPENFYVTNPNMGRSVSRDWLEREMGKELAKDASTRATFFAKHLNVEIGMNLRANRWTGADFWDARKEPGLDLDELLRRCEVAAVGIDGGGLDDLFGLSVIGREVETRNWLAWSHAWCHRGVLERRKSIASRLRDFEREGSLTIVGDDLEDISQIVDTIMRVKQAGILGCVGVDPAGLGSLIEAMAEIEVTQESGLLLGVSQGIWMMNAIKTAERKLANGTLRHDGSALMSWCVGNIKIEPTATAIRATKANAGDAKIDPAMALFDAVQVMSKNPEPQREAEYQVHFV from the coding sequence ATGCTTGATTGGACGACAGCGTGCCCAGACTGGGAAGACAGGATCGTTGAGCGGCGCGGCCTGATCCCGTTTGCGCCGCTGTTCCCCGAGCAGGCCGATGATGCGCTCAGCGTGTTCAAGTCGCTGCGGGTGGTCGATCTTCCGGGCCAGCCGACATTCGGCGAGGTCAGCGAGCAGTGGGTTTTGGATTTCGTCGCGGCGATCTTCGGGGCGAACGATCCGGACACGGGCAACCAGTTGATCAGCGAGTTCTTCCTCGCGATCTCGAAGAAGAACACGAAATCGACGCTCGCGGCGGGGATCATGCTCACCGCGCTGATCGTGAACTGGCGGCATGAGGAGGAATTGCTCATCCTCGCGCCAACGATTGAGGTTGCCGGGAATAGCTTCAAGCCTGCGGCCGCGATGGTCAGGGCGGATCCGGAGCTGGATGCTCTGCTGCATGTGCAAGATCACCTGCGGACGATCACGCACCGGACCACTAAGGCCGCGCTGAAGGTCGTGGCGGCGGACACCGACACGGTTTCGGGCAAGAAATCAGGGCGCATCCTGATTGACGAGCTTTGGGTGTTTGGAAAGCGGGCCAACGCGGACGCGATGCTGCGCGAGGCGACCGGCGGGCTGGTGTCGAGGCCGGAGGGCTTCATCATCTACCTGACGACGCAATCGGACGCGCCCCCGGCGGGCGTGTTTCGAGACAAATTGGATTACGCGCGGGGCGTGAGAGACGGCGAGATCGAGGACAAGCAGTTTCTGCCGGTCATCTACGAGTTCCCCAAGGCGATGCTGGACGATGACGCGTTCCTGCGCCCTGAAAATTTCTACGTCACCAACCCCAACATGGGGCGGTCGGTATCGCGCGACTGGCTTGAGCGCGAGATGGGAAAAGAGCTGGCAAAGGACGCCAGCACGCGGGCGACGTTCTTCGCCAAGCACCTGAACGTCGAGATCGGCATGAACCTTCGGGCGAACCGATGGACGGGTGCCGATTTCTGGGATGCGCGGAAAGAGCCGGGTCTTGATCTGGACGAGCTTCTGCGGCGGTGTGAGGTCGCGGCGGTTGGCATCGACGGCGGCGGGCTTGATGACCTGTTCGGGCTGTCGGTGATCGGTCGAGAGGTCGAGACGCGCAACTGGCTGGCATGGTCGCATGCCTGGTGCCATCGGGGCGTGTTGGAGCGGCGCAAGTCGATTGCATCCCGGCTGCGGGATTTCGAACGCGAGGGCAGCCTGACCATCGTCGGGGACGACCTGGAAGACATTTCGCAGATCGTGGACACGATCATGCGGGTGAAGCAGGCGGGGATCCTCGGATGCGTCGGCGTTGACCCGGCGGGGCTCGGCTCCCTGATTGAGGCCATGGCGGAGATCGAGGTCACGCAAGAAAGCGGGCTGCTGCTCGGTGTGTCGCAAGGCATCTGGATGATGAATGCCATCAAGACCGCAGAGCGGAAGCTGGCGAACGGCACACTTCGGCACGACGGATCGGCGCTGATGTCGTGGTGCGTCGGCAATATCAAGATCGAGCCCACCGCTACGGCGATCCGGGCAACCAAGGCCAACGCCGGGGACGCGAAGATCGACCCGGCGATGGCGCTATTCGATGCGGTTCAGGTGATGAGCAAGAACCCGGAGCCTCAGCGGGAAGCTGAATACCAAGTTCATTTTGTCTGA
- a CDS encoding HK97 family phage prohead protease, with translation MDRAFSTLEIKELDDDSGTITGIASTPTPDRMDDVVLPLGAKFQLPIPLLWQHNHGDPIGHVTEATVTAKGIEVVAKVALGVTDEIDRYWRLMKAGLVRGLSIGFRGLKVAQIEGTWGVEFQEWEWLELSAVTIPAQAEASIATIKEFAAKPEQAAALVQPAPPPAASGKKAVVVKLNDPARVRAKPFVINKIHTG, from the coding sequence ATGGATCGCGCATTCTCGACGCTCGAAATCAAGGAGCTGGACGACGATTCCGGCACTATCACCGGCATCGCCAGCACCCCGACGCCTGACCGGATGGATGACGTCGTGCTGCCGCTTGGGGCCAAGTTCCAACTGCCGATTCCGCTGCTGTGGCAGCACAATCATGGCGACCCGATTGGTCATGTCACGGAGGCGACCGTGACGGCCAAGGGTATCGAGGTGGTCGCAAAGGTCGCGCTCGGGGTGACCGATGAGATCGACCGGTATTGGAGGCTGATGAAGGCCGGGCTGGTGCGTGGCTTATCCATCGGTTTCCGGGGCCTCAAGGTGGCTCAGATCGAGGGCACCTGGGGTGTCGAGTTTCAGGAATGGGAATGGCTCGAGTTGAGCGCCGTGACCATTCCGGCGCAAGCGGAGGCGAGCATCGCCACCATCAAAGAATTCGCGGCCAAGCCCGAACAGGCCGCCGCACTTGTCCAGCCTGCACCCCCGCCTGCCGCGTCCGGCAAGAAGGCGGTGGTGGTCAAGCTGAACGATCCCGCCCGCGTCCGGGCAAAGCCGTTCGTGATCAACAAGATCCATACCGGCTAG
- a CDS encoding phage major capsid protein — protein MATYAEQIAAFEAKRASNVAAMKSLMDEASEKGETLDAEAQDQFDELQAENESVDKHLTRLKSMQSLDAQTAKPVSGDTEKSASESRTPTVHAKAKPPKAAPGVAFARVAKVKALSRLDGETPREVAKALYGEDSEVFGHFVKAAVGAANAGSAPWAGNLITDGGAFADFVEFLRPMTILGKFGTGNIPGLRRIPFDVPILVQETGGTGYWVGEGKAKPLTSWTTSRTKLEPLKVATIAAVTEEMLRRSSVDADMWIRDELASAVSARIDTTFIDPAAAAVAGVAPASLTNGVTPILSSGNDADAVRTDMRALAAGFRAVNNTTAGAVWIMPETTAEALSMMMNPLGQPEFSGITAEGGTFLGKPVITSEYVPSDYEADSGGNPGVTGAVVALVKASDVFFADEGGVAVDFSREASLEMADNPTTASDTPTGGSMVSMFQTNSVAFRAERALNWAKRRAASVQVLGNVNWGD, from the coding sequence ATGGCAACCTACGCAGAGCAGATCGCTGCGTTTGAGGCGAAGCGCGCCTCGAATGTCGCGGCCATGAAGTCCCTGATGGATGAAGCATCCGAGAAGGGCGAAACCCTCGACGCCGAGGCACAGGATCAGTTCGATGAGCTGCAGGCCGAAAATGAGTCGGTCGACAAGCACCTGACCCGCCTGAAGTCGATGCAGTCGCTCGACGCTCAGACCGCCAAGCCGGTCTCCGGCGACACGGAAAAATCGGCGTCCGAGAGCCGCACCCCGACCGTCCACGCCAAGGCCAAGCCCCCCAAGGCGGCGCCGGGTGTTGCCTTCGCCCGCGTGGCCAAGGTCAAGGCGCTGTCCCGTCTCGACGGGGAAACCCCTCGCGAGGTCGCAAAGGCCCTCTATGGCGAGGACAGCGAAGTCTTCGGTCACTTCGTCAAGGCCGCAGTCGGTGCCGCAAACGCGGGCAGTGCGCCCTGGGCTGGCAACCTGATCACGGACGGCGGCGCTTTTGCCGACTTCGTGGAGTTCCTGCGCCCCATGACCATCCTCGGCAAGTTCGGCACCGGGAACATCCCTGGCCTGCGCCGCATCCCGTTCGATGTTCCAATCCTCGTGCAGGAAACCGGCGGCACGGGCTACTGGGTCGGGGAAGGGAAGGCCAAGCCGCTGACCTCGTGGACCACCAGCCGCACCAAGCTGGAGCCGCTGAAGGTTGCGACCATCGCGGCGGTCACCGAGGAAATGCTGCGCCGGTCTTCGGTCGATGCGGACATGTGGATCCGGGACGAACTGGCCTCGGCGGTTTCGGCTCGCATCGACACCACCTTCATCGACCCGGCGGCTGCGGCGGTGGCGGGCGTGGCGCCGGCCTCGCTGACCAACGGCGTGACCCCGATCCTGTCGAGCGGCAACGATGCCGATGCGGTGCGCACCGACATGCGGGCTCTGGCCGCCGGCTTCCGTGCCGTGAACAACACCACGGCGGGCGCGGTCTGGATCATGCCGGAAACCACCGCCGAAGCGCTGTCGATGATGATGAACCCGCTCGGCCAGCCCGAGTTCTCGGGCATCACCGCAGAAGGCGGCACCTTCCTCGGCAAGCCGGTGATCACCTCGGAGTACGTCCCGAGCGATTACGAGGCGGACAGCGGCGGCAACCCCGGTGTGACCGGCGCCGTTGTGGCATTGGTCAAGGCGTCCGACGTGTTCTTCGCGGATGAGGGCGGCGTTGCCGTGGACTTCTCGCGCGAGGCATCGCTGGAGATGGCCGACAACCCGACCACCGCGAGCGACACCCCGACCGGCGGCAGCATGGTCTCGATGTTCCAGACGAACAGCGTGGCCTTCCGCGCCGAGCGCGCGCTCAACTGGGCCAAGCGCCGAGCGGCATCGGTCCAGGTGCTGGGCAACGTCAACTGGGGCGACTGA
- a CDS encoding phage portal protein — protein sequence MANALTAAVARGLSRTKALSSIPSNRGGWMPIMESYAGAWQQNVEVDARGVLANPFIFRCQAMIARDISKLRVKLMTKDGAIWKETTSAAFSPVLRKPNAYQTRNQFWESYFLSKLSRGNTYVLKQRDARRVVTRLHVLDPQRVTPLVSDSGEVFYQLATDNLASLEVDVTVPASEIIHDRWNCLFHPLVGLSPIWANGVAATQAQKISESSTQFFANQSRPGGILSAPGKISDETAARLKAAFETNYSGENAGKIAVVGDGLSFNPLTVAADDAQLVEQLKWTSETIATTFGIPHYKIGLGAMPTANNLEALNVEYYSQTLQGLIEDAESCLNEALGLDENTTRSEFDLDGLLRMDSATQMETLKTGVGAGIIAPNEGRAKFGYGPVAGGEMPYLQQQNYSLEALAKRDAQPDPWGAGQPARPAAPEADDEAGEMAERAFVAETLLAMRKAMEAA from the coding sequence ATGGCTAACGCACTCACGGCGGCGGTCGCGCGCGGGCTGAGCCGGACCAAAGCTCTGTCATCCATCCCCAGCAATCGCGGCGGCTGGATGCCGATCATGGAGAGCTATGCCGGAGCATGGCAGCAGAACGTTGAGGTCGATGCGCGCGGCGTCTTGGCGAACCCGTTCATCTTCCGCTGCCAAGCTATGATCGCGCGGGACATTTCCAAGCTGCGCGTGAAGCTGATGACGAAGGACGGCGCGATCTGGAAGGAAACGACCAGCGCGGCGTTCTCGCCGGTCCTGCGCAAGCCAAACGCCTATCAGACGCGCAACCAGTTCTGGGAGAGCTATTTCCTGTCGAAGCTGTCGCGGGGCAACACCTATGTCTTGAAGCAGCGTGACGCGCGCCGGGTGGTGACCCGGCTGCATGTGCTGGACCCCCAGCGCGTGACACCGCTTGTCAGCGATAGCGGCGAAGTGTTCTATCAGCTTGCGACGGATAATCTCGCGAGCCTTGAGGTTGATGTGACGGTCCCGGCATCGGAGATCATCCACGACCGCTGGAATTGCCTGTTTCACCCGCTGGTGGGGTTGTCCCCAATCTGGGCAAACGGTGTGGCAGCCACGCAGGCGCAGAAAATCAGCGAGAGTAGCACGCAGTTTTTCGCGAACCAGTCGCGCCCCGGCGGTATCCTGTCGGCGCCGGGCAAAATCAGCGACGAGACGGCGGCGCGGCTCAAGGCCGCGTTCGAGACGAATTACTCGGGCGAGAACGCGGGCAAGATCGCGGTTGTCGGGGATGGCCTGAGCTTCAACCCGCTGACCGTGGCGGCTGATGACGCGCAGCTTGTGGAGCAGCTCAAGTGGACCTCGGAAACGATTGCCACGACCTTCGGCATTCCGCACTACAAGATTGGCCTCGGGGCGATGCCCACGGCGAACAATCTTGAGGCATTGAACGTCGAATATTATTCGCAGACCCTGCAAGGACTGATCGAGGACGCCGAAAGCTGTCTCAACGAGGCGCTGGGGCTGGACGAGAACACCACGCGATCTGAGTTCGACCTTGACGGCCTTCTGCGCATGGATTCCGCCACGCAGATGGAGACGCTGAAAACGGGCGTCGGGGCCGGTATCATCGCGCCGAACGAAGGCCGGGCGAAGTTCGGCTATGGCCCGGTCGCGGGCGGCGAAATGCCGTACCTCCAACAGCAGAACTACAGCCTTGAGGCGCTGGCAAAGCGGGACGCGCAGCCGGACCCGTGGGGCGCCGGCCAGCCGGCGCGGCCCGCCGCGCCGGAAGCTGACGACGAAGCCGGCGAAATGGCGGAGCGCGCTTTCGTGGCCGAAACGCTCTTGGCGATGCGCAAGGCAATGGAGGCGGCATGA
- a CDS encoding head-tail connector protein — MAMPELCTLEEAKRALRIAPEDDSHDDELRDLIPDASGAVIDYLSGRAAVVLLLDENGDLTVDSVVPKPVKRAALIVLEHLFEADDELKRAPGGLPYRAEMLLYRYADPPLA; from the coding sequence TTGGCGATGCCTGAGCTTTGCACCCTCGAAGAGGCCAAGCGCGCCCTGCGGATCGCCCCCGAAGATGACAGCCACGACGACGAGCTGCGCGATCTCATCCCCGATGCGTCGGGCGCAGTGATTGACTACCTGTCCGGTCGCGCCGCGGTGGTTCTGCTCTTAGACGAGAACGGTGATCTGACCGTGGATAGTGTGGTCCCTAAGCCCGTAAAGCGGGCCGCGCTCATCGTGCTTGAGCATCTGTTCGAAGCAGATGATGAGCTCAAGAGGGCGCCGGGTGGGCTGCCGTACAGGGCGGAAATGCTGCTGTACCGCTATGCCGATCCGCCGCTTGCGTGA
- a CDS encoding phage head completion protein, whose protein sequence is MQITRAKKRPAARLRERVTFDYPTKSSDGTGGVEIGWSDEPESITRAAEFIYSRGSEAVEAARLTGRSIYKIKVRSDSQTRAINATYRMRDRRRAGDPYNIREVDAITDRAWVYIVVEGGVAV, encoded by the coding sequence ATGCAGATCACGAGGGCAAAAAAGCGACCGGCGGCAAGGCTCCGCGAGCGCGTGACGTTCGACTATCCCACGAAATCGTCTGACGGCACGGGCGGGGTCGAAATCGGGTGGAGCGATGAGCCCGAAAGCATCACGCGGGCGGCAGAATTCATCTACTCGCGCGGCTCTGAGGCTGTAGAGGCCGCAAGGCTGACGGGGCGGTCCATCTACAAGATCAAGGTCCGTTCGGACAGTCAGACGCGAGCGATTAATGCGACCTACCGAATGAGGGACCGGCGGCGGGCCGGTGATCCGTACAACATCCGAGAGGTAGACGCGATCACCGACCGGGCTTGGGTGTATATCGTGGTCGAGGGCGGGGTGGCGGTCTAG
- a CDS encoding Arc family DNA-binding protein translates to MSDNDQHQFKDRYMLRLPDGMRDRIKLAAEANGRSMNSEIVAVLEEKFPAPITADDDLMLACAAAVTFSPSRVGARLKDDYFNLMRYIRDVHGVQDPISLVNGIQRDSSQLTGITIGTMYEWLHSVFDPWVVENPPDDP, encoded by the coding sequence ATGTCCGACAATGACCAGCACCAGTTCAAAGACCGCTACATGCTCCGCCTTCCAGACGGGATGCGGGACCGGATCAAGCTCGCCGCTGAGGCCAATGGTCGTTCAATGAACAGCGAGATCGTCGCAGTGCTCGAAGAGAAGTTTCCGGCGCCCATCACGGCTGACGATGACTTGATGCTGGCGTGCGCGGCAGCCGTGACGTTTTCACCAAGCCGTGTTGGGGCTCGACTGAAAGACGATTATTTCAACCTTATGAGGTACATAAGAGACGTTCATGGGGTTCAAGACCCGATTTCTTTGGTGAATGGAATCCAAAGAGACTCCTCTCAACTGACCGGCATAACCATCGGAACCATGTATGAATGGCTTCACAGCGTGTTCGACCCATGGGTAGTTGAGAACCCGCCAGACGACCCCTAA
- a CDS encoding phage antirepressor N-terminal domain-containing protein gives MTNIVTVDFRGDTLFGFQEGDHIFVALRPIVEAMGMDWSGQLQRVKRDPILSEGVGIMPTPFGRGGDQEAVCIKLDLLNGWLFTIDTNRIKDDSVRQKVLTYQRECYRVLHDHFAGKAKHQGGGLADDEDLAQSRGSKLSQIKEVRMIFGAEAAAQLYLQFGFEIVPAMIDRTRQPTLFDYDQIKSVGTNA, from the coding sequence GTGACAAATATCGTGACCGTGGACTTCAGGGGAGACACCCTGTTCGGTTTTCAGGAGGGCGATCATATCTTCGTCGCCCTTCGTCCCATCGTAGAGGCGATGGGAATGGACTGGTCTGGACAGCTTCAGCGGGTGAAGCGTGACCCAATCTTGTCCGAAGGTGTGGGTATCATGCCCACACCTTTCGGGCGTGGCGGCGACCAAGAGGCGGTTTGCATCAAGCTCGACCTTCTCAATGGCTGGCTCTTCACCATCGACACGAACCGGATCAAGGACGACTCGGTGCGCCAGAAGGTGCTGACCTACCAGCGCGAGTGCTACCGGGTGCTTCACGACCATTTCGCCGGCAAGGCGAAGCACCAAGGGGGGGGCTTGGCGGACGACGAGGATCTGGCGCAGAGCCGGGGAAGCAAGCTTTCGCAAATCAAAGAGGTCCGTATGATCTTCGGCGCGGAAGCGGCTGCGCAGCTCTACCTACAGTTCGGCTTCGAGATTGTTCCCGCCATGATCGACCGGACCCGACAGCCTACCCTTTTCGACTATGATCAGATCAAATCCGTTGGGACAAACGCATGA
- a CDS encoding Arc family DNA-binding protein, whose product MTQLRTMTDRYMLRLPDGWRDTIKSEAGKAHHSMNSEILNAIQTAMRIKGVQLEAPAQK is encoded by the coding sequence ATGACACAGCTGCGCACGATGACCGACCGCTACATGCTCCGACTCCCCGACGGCTGGAGAGACACGATCAAATCGGAAGCAGGAAAGGCTCATCATTCGATGAACAGCGAAATCCTGAACGCGATACAAACCGCCATGCGCATCAAGGGGGTGCAGCTTGAAGCGCCCGCCCAAAAGTAA
- a CDS encoding BRO family protein — protein sequence MGIVPFNFDGAPIRVLEISGDPWFVGKDVAGALGYSNPQKALRDHCRKAQDVGGERNVHPSDLDPQTKIIPEGDVYRLIVRSKLPSAERFEALVMDEILPTIRKTGGYGAQQAATIDLSDPSQLVPLLTSYAQRTQVAEAKVTEMTPKAEAFDRLDTAEGDLTVRPAAKVLNYPERKLTRWMELNRWAFRQNGRGPLQAYVDKRNVGYLSHRLRHFDDPKTGEPKVEVTLMITPKGLAKLAKVLPKEGGAALH from the coding sequence ATGGGTATCGTTCCGTTCAACTTCGACGGCGCGCCGATCCGCGTGCTGGAAATCAGCGGCGACCCGTGGTTCGTCGGCAAGGATGTGGCTGGTGCGCTTGGATATAGCAACCCGCAGAAAGCCCTGCGCGATCATTGCCGGAAGGCACAAGATGTAGGGGGTGAACGAAACGTTCACCCCTCCGATCTGGACCCGCAGACCAAGATCATCCCGGAGGGCGACGTGTACCGCCTGATCGTCCGGTCCAAGCTCCCGTCCGCCGAACGCTTCGAGGCTCTGGTGATGGACGAGATCCTGCCGACGATCCGCAAGACCGGCGGCTACGGGGCGCAACAAGCCGCGACCATCGACCTGTCCGACCCGTCGCAACTGGTGCCGCTGCTGACCAGCTACGCGCAGCGGACACAGGTCGCAGAGGCCAAGGTGACAGAGATGACGCCGAAGGCCGAGGCGTTCGACCGGCTGGACACGGCAGAAGGGGATTTGACTGTCCGCCCGGCGGCGAAGGTTCTGAACTATCCGGAGCGAAAGCTGACGCGCTGGATGGAGTTGAACCGCTGGGCCTTCCGGCAGAACGGTCGCGGGCCGCTTCAAGCCTACGTCGATAAGCGCAACGTTGGGTATCTCTCCCACAGGCTGCGCCACTTCGATGACCCGAAGACCGGGGAGCCGAAGGTCGAGGTCACGTTGATGATCACGCCTAAGGGTCTGGCAAAGCTCGCAAAGGTACTGCCGAAGGAGGGCGGCGCGGCGCTGCACTAA
- a CDS encoding DUF3168 domain-containing protein — protein sequence MSAFEAVQKAIFDALVADAALGALVSDRIFDGRPADAAFPNITFGPAQSIYDEVDCIDGEEHFFQIDVWDRSQGRVINAKRIADAVKAALHGADLSLTDPYALAVIEVTQMRVMQDPDGVTAHGVLSVRALVEWSAT from the coding sequence ATGTCGGCATTTGAAGCGGTGCAAAAGGCGATTTTCGACGCGCTGGTGGCAGACGCTGCGCTCGGCGCGCTGGTCAGTGACCGCATTTTCGACGGAAGACCTGCTGACGCGGCGTTCCCGAACATCACCTTCGGCCCGGCTCAGTCGATCTATGACGAGGTCGATTGCATCGACGGGGAAGAGCATTTCTTCCAGATCGACGTGTGGGACCGCTCGCAGGGACGGGTGATCAATGCTAAGCGGATCGCGGACGCGGTCAAGGCGGCGCTGCACGGGGCTGACCTGAGCCTGACAGACCCGTATGCGCTGGCGGTGATCGAGGTGACGCAGATGCGGGTGATGCAAGACCCGGACGGGGTCACGGCGCATGGGGTTCTTTCGGTGAGGGCGCTAGTCGAATGGTCCGCAACGTAG
- a CDS encoding HK97-gp10 family putative phage morphogenesis protein — protein sequence MVRNVEKFQKRMRAIPLRVRLEVIKQLEKEADKVVKLMRAMAPKDTGAGAESIGWTWGDAPKGAITVGKVADNEYDRIAIKIYAGGGDQFYMKFQEFGTKRQKKNSLKSQEFGTVDMPANPFFFPVWRAEKRRVKANLRSAVRRGIKKAQTKG from the coding sequence ATGGTCCGCAACGTAGAAAAGTTTCAGAAGCGAATGCGCGCGATTCCGCTGCGGGTTCGCCTAGAGGTCATCAAGCAGCTTGAGAAAGAAGCCGACAAGGTGGTCAAGCTGATGCGAGCCATGGCGCCGAAGGACACTGGCGCTGGCGCTGAAAGCATCGGCTGGACGTGGGGAGACGCGCCGAAGGGTGCGATCACAGTCGGTAAGGTTGCGGACAACGAATACGACCGTATCGCCATCAAGATCTACGCTGGCGGTGGCGATCAGTTTTACATGAAGTTTCAGGAGTTCGGCACGAAGCGCCAAAAGAAAAACTCCCTGAAATCACAAGAGTTCGGCACGGTGGACATGCCCGCTAACCCGTTCTTCTTTCCAGTTTGGCGCGCTGAAAAGCGTCGTGTGAAGGCCAACCTTCGCTCGGCAGTTCGGCGCGGCATCAAGAAGGCCCAAACAAAGGGCTGA
- a CDS encoding phage tail tube protein, protein MAKATTAKYEQMILEVEWTDGSDTYTNVCGLVDVTINRTSNIDTSEIPDCTDESKPLSIERQVRSQEVTVSASGVWALSSHQNMLAWWRAGTTLNVRLRNAKVESDGATDDIYAESGPAILVSLNNGRTKGQKVSAEVEIQFDGVPATALVV, encoded by the coding sequence ATGGCAAAGGCGACTACCGCAAAGTACGAGCAGATGATCCTTGAGGTCGAATGGACCGATGGGAGCGATACCTACACCAATGTCTGCGGACTGGTGGACGTAACGATCAACCGCACTTCCAACATCGACACTTCCGAAATCCCTGACTGCACTGATGAGAGCAAGCCGCTGTCGATCGAACGGCAGGTGCGCTCCCAGGAGGTTACCGTTTCCGCTTCTGGCGTCTGGGCGCTGTCCTCGCACCAGAACATGCTGGCATGGTGGCGGGCCGGAACGACTCTCAATGTGCGGCTGCGCAACGCCAAGGTCGAGAGTGATGGCGCGACCGACGACATTTACGCAGAGAGCGGTCCGGCTATCCTCGTTTCGCTGAACAACGGTCGGACGAAAGGCCAGAAGGTCAGCGCCGAGGTCGAGATCCAGTTCGACGGCGTGCCCGCGACTGCGCTGGTGGTCTGA
- a CDS encoding gene transfer agent family protein has protein sequence MQPVRLAWVGGEHDFALPIGALRSLQDVRDCGPEELFNRFRAGSWQADDAIQTLRWGLAGGGSMTPSEAAQFVTPLFDLHPLMTFKLPCLKMMHHALFGPEGDPVGEVQGVTATAPENGASQSSTETGR, from the coding sequence ATGCAGCCGGTTCGACTGGCATGGGTGGGGGGCGAGCATGACTTCGCCCTCCCGATTGGCGCGCTCCGATCCCTTCAAGACGTTCGCGATTGCGGCCCGGAAGAGCTGTTCAATCGCTTTCGCGCGGGATCATGGCAGGCTGACGACGCGATCCAGACGCTGCGCTGGGGCCTTGCCGGCGGCGGCAGCATGACACCCAGCGAAGCGGCGCAATTCGTAACGCCGCTTTTCGATCTGCACCCCCTCATGACGTTCAAGCTGCCGTGCCTGAAGATGATGCACCATGCGCTTTTCGGCCCCGAGGGTGACCCGGTGGGGGAGGTGCAGGGGGTGACGGCGACAGCCCCGGAAAATGGCGCTTCTCAAAGCTCTACGGAAACGGGGCGGTAG
- a CDS encoding C40 family peptidase, with amino-acid sequence MSFSSFVGIPHVDLGRDRSGADCWGLLRLVYAEDLGITLPSLLEDYATCADHAVIAALMAKHEQAGPWRPVEQIQPYDLLRFRVGRHDAHVAVAVDRRRMLHAHAGRHAVIVPRNTPEWRDRFTGAFRHEAML; translated from the coding sequence GTGAGCTTCTCATCATTCGTCGGCATCCCGCATGTTGACCTCGGACGGGATCGCAGCGGCGCCGACTGCTGGGGTCTGCTGCGCCTCGTTTATGCCGAGGATCTCGGGATTACGCTGCCGAGCCTGCTCGAGGACTACGCCACCTGCGCTGACCACGCTGTCATCGCCGCGCTGATGGCCAAGCATGAGCAGGCCGGGCCGTGGCGCCCGGTGGAGCAAATCCAGCCCTATGACCTCCTGCGCTTTCGAGTGGGGCGGCACGACGCGCATGTGGCGGTGGCAGTGGACCGGCGCCGCATGCTCCACGCGCACGCCGGTCGCCACGCGGTGATCGTGCCCCGCAACACCCCAGAATGGCGCGACCGGTTCACCGGCGCTTTCCGACATGAGGCCATGCTTTGA